A single Paenibacillus sp. FSL R5-0517 DNA region contains:
- a CDS encoding Mov34/MPN/PAD-1 family protein: MAALHGQQNTFYIPSSVEQEMCKHMFLSLPQEACGVMLGETAAGGIRISRFQPIRNVAPDPLHHFALDDAEWIRCVFSEPKLIGIFHSHPQTSPVPSLEDMQALPAFAGLLQMYLIGSPDLTSGLRSRMHLNGYQIESSKELPDQAHHVAPSYHLLPVPLCVT; encoded by the coding sequence ATGGCAGCACTTCACGGACAGCAGAACACCTTCTACATCCCTTCTTCCGTAGAACAAGAGATGTGTAAGCACATGTTCCTTTCGCTGCCGCAAGAAGCCTGCGGGGTTATGCTGGGTGAAACCGCAGCGGGCGGTATACGAATCAGTCGGTTTCAGCCCATTCGTAACGTAGCACCTGACCCGCTGCACCATTTTGCTCTGGACGATGCCGAATGGATTCGGTGCGTTTTCTCCGAACCCAAACTCATCGGCATCTTCCATTCTCATCCGCAGACTAGTCCTGTACCTTCCCTAGAGGACATGCAAGCTCTTCCCGCCTTCGCCGGTTTGCTTCAGATGTACCTCATCGGCTCACCTGACCTAACAAGCGGGTTGCGATCGCGTATGCATCTGAACGGATATCAGATTGAATCTTCGAAGGAATTGCCGGATCAAGCACACCACGTTGCGCCTTCTTACCATCTGCTTCCCGTTCCGTTATGCGTGACTTAG
- a CDS encoding TlpA disulfide reductase family protein, with the protein MKRNIYILLGVVLLVGITLAQNAGDGIAAVFKQEEPMPTETGPRAGLLAPPFSLTAMDGKTYSVGGAKDKATFVSFWASWCDPCKQEAPELNKMAEKYKDKLDLYGVNVTSYDKLKDAKAFVDEYQLKFPIPLDEKGTVYAQYNGVAFPTNVLIDSRGVIQEIILGILPEKELERKIKELIAN; encoded by the coding sequence ATGAAACGAAACATATACATACTCCTCGGTGTTGTCTTGCTAGTTGGTATTACACTGGCCCAGAATGCGGGTGATGGTATTGCCGCCGTATTTAAGCAGGAGGAACCCATGCCTACTGAGACGGGTCCGCGTGCGGGTCTTCTGGCACCTCCTTTTTCTCTGACAGCAATGGATGGGAAAACGTACAGTGTGGGCGGCGCCAAAGACAAGGCGACTTTCGTCAGTTTCTGGGCATCGTGGTGTGATCCGTGTAAACAGGAAGCTCCCGAGCTGAACAAAATGGCTGAGAAATATAAGGATAAGCTTGATCTCTATGGCGTTAATGTAACATCCTACGATAAACTGAAAGATGCCAAAGCTTTTGTGGATGAATACCAACTGAAGTTCCCCATTCCCTTGGACGAGAAGGGAACCGTGTATGCTCAATACAATGGGGTCGCCTTTCCAACGAATGTTCTGATCGACTCCAGAGGCGTTATACAGGAGATTATTCTGGGCATATTGCCCGAAAAAGAGTTGGAACGTAAGATTAAAGAATTAATTGCAAATTAA
- the cimA gene encoding citramalate synthase: MSKAISIFDTTLRDGTQGEGVSLSADDKLKIAKKLDDLGVHYIEGGIPGSNTKDIEFFKRVKELNLNAKVVAFGSTRRKGSVASEDANLKRMIESGAQAATLVGKSWDFHVHTALQTTLEENLSMIYDSIAYLKQNGMEVIFDAEHFFDGFKHNPEYAQAVLTKAHEAGADWLVMCDTNGGTMPNEVYEIVSTLHRSLPHAHLGIHTHNDCELAVANTLSAVQAGARQVQGTMNGYGERCGNANLASIIPNLQLKLGYECVTEESMRQLTNVARYVSEIANVNMPINQPYVGNAAFAHKGGIHVSAILRDSRTYEHIVPELVGNKQRVLVSELAGQSNIVSKAQELGLEFDPSSANSRQIIEKIKDLEHQGYQFEGADASLELLIREANGDMKELFTFESFKMLVEKTAGKSVVSEAFVKLNVAGTSVYTAAEGNGPVNALDNALRKALVQYFPSLANMHLSDYKVRVLDEKDATAAKVRVLIESKNTENTWNTVGVSENVIEASWEALVHSFRYALLQEKLQDEPGTLPIPAHGLSNH; encoded by the coding sequence ATGTCAAAGGCCATTTCCATCTTCGATACGACTTTACGTGACGGCACACAAGGGGAGGGTGTCAGCTTATCGGCAGACGACAAACTCAAAATTGCCAAGAAGCTTGATGACCTGGGTGTCCATTATATTGAAGGCGGAATTCCAGGCAGCAATACCAAGGACATTGAGTTTTTCAAAAGAGTCAAGGAATTGAACCTGAACGCCAAGGTCGTTGCTTTTGGCAGTACACGCCGTAAAGGCAGCGTTGCTAGTGAAGACGCTAACCTGAAGCGCATGATCGAATCCGGTGCCCAAGCTGCAACCTTAGTCGGTAAATCATGGGACTTCCACGTGCATACTGCTTTGCAAACCACCCTGGAAGAGAACTTGTCCATGATCTATGATTCCATCGCCTATCTGAAACAGAACGGTATGGAAGTCATCTTTGATGCAGAACACTTCTTTGACGGATTCAAACATAACCCGGAGTATGCTCAAGCTGTCTTGACCAAGGCTCACGAGGCTGGAGCGGACTGGCTCGTCATGTGTGATACCAACGGCGGGACCATGCCAAACGAGGTGTACGAGATCGTATCCACACTGCATAGAAGCCTGCCTCATGCACATCTCGGCATCCATACACATAATGACTGTGAACTGGCTGTGGCCAACACACTAAGCGCTGTACAAGCCGGAGCCCGTCAGGTTCAAGGAACAATGAACGGTTATGGAGAGCGTTGCGGTAACGCCAATCTCGCATCCATTATCCCGAACCTGCAACTGAAGCTTGGCTATGAATGTGTTACTGAGGAGTCCATGAGACAGCTTACCAACGTGGCTCGTTATGTTAGCGAGATTGCCAATGTAAACATGCCGATTAATCAGCCTTATGTCGGCAATGCTGCTTTTGCTCACAAAGGTGGGATCCACGTCTCTGCCATCCTGCGGGATTCGCGTACGTATGAACACATCGTGCCTGAACTTGTCGGTAACAAGCAACGTGTGTTGGTATCGGAACTTGCCGGACAGAGTAATATTGTATCCAAAGCGCAGGAACTGGGGCTTGAATTCGATCCAAGCAGTGCCAATTCGCGTCAGATTATTGAGAAAATCAAAGACCTGGAGCATCAGGGTTATCAGTTCGAAGGCGCTGACGCCTCGCTCGAATTGTTAATTCGTGAAGCGAACGGTGACATGAAAGAATTGTTCACTTTCGAATCATTCAAAATGCTTGTGGAGAAAACGGCGGGCAAATCCGTAGTCTCTGAAGCTTTTGTCAAACTTAATGTAGCTGGAACAAGTGTCTATACCGCTGCTGAAGGTAATGGTCCGGTTAACGCACTCGATAATGCGCTTCGGAAAGCACTGGTGCAATACTTCCCTTCACTTGCCAACATGCATCTCTCGGACTACAAAGTACGTGTACTGGATGAGAAGGATGCCACTGCTGCCAAAGTTCGTGTTTTGATCGAATCCAAAAATACGGAAAACACGTGGAACACGGTTGGTGTATCCGAGAACGTAATTGAAGCCAGTTGGGAAGCTCTCGTGCATAGTTTCCGCTATGCGCTGCTTCAAGAAAAATTGCAGGATGAGCCGGGCACACTCCCTATTCCTGCTCACGGGCTGAGTAATCATTAA
- a CDS encoding DNA polymerase IV — translation MSSDGNPPANVDQYYPTAGRVILHVDMNAFYCSVHEAEEPDLYRGKATAVAGSSELRKGVIVTCSYTARNRGISTGMVVHQAMKKCPDLIVIRPDFHLYRQYSRAFMQIAYSYTPQLEATSIDECYLDITGSRQFGNPMEIAESIQRRIKDELGLPCSIGIAPNKLLAKMASDLKKPNGISILRMRDVPRILWHRPCNEMFGIGKKTAEKLKKIGIETIGQLAKSDENMLTELFGVNGAWLKNSANGINHSAVHAEREANKSIGHTTTLPADVSDMNEIHRVFLNISDQVARRLRKHEMFSQGIQITIRTPDMKTITRSRLMEVPTEDAAVIYREACQLFEKHWGSGKPVRMLGVTLQNLIPREESAVQMDLFEYEQKPKKDNLIRIMDQLRDKFGENAVVTAGMLGDDPSVLLRNHKVRGTSLQKDNLQSLD, via the coding sequence ATGTCTTCAGACGGCAATCCTCCAGCGAATGTGGATCAATATTACCCTACAGCCGGACGGGTGATACTGCATGTGGATATGAATGCTTTCTACTGCTCTGTACATGAAGCGGAAGAACCGGATCTATATAGAGGAAAAGCAACGGCCGTTGCGGGAAGTAGTGAACTGCGCAAGGGTGTAATTGTAACCTGCTCATATACCGCTCGTAACCGAGGGATCTCAACAGGTATGGTTGTACACCAAGCCATGAAAAAGTGCCCTGACCTCATTGTGATTCGTCCCGATTTTCATCTATACCGTCAATATTCAAGAGCGTTCATGCAGATTGCATATAGTTATACGCCTCAACTTGAGGCAACATCCATTGATGAGTGTTATCTTGATATTACAGGCTCAAGACAATTCGGGAATCCAATGGAGATTGCGGAGAGCATTCAGCGTAGAATCAAGGATGAATTGGGACTGCCTTGTTCCATTGGTATTGCACCCAACAAATTATTGGCGAAAATGGCTTCGGATCTGAAAAAACCGAACGGTATCTCCATTTTGCGCATGAGGGACGTACCCCGGATTCTTTGGCACAGGCCATGTAACGAAATGTTTGGCATTGGCAAAAAAACGGCTGAAAAGTTGAAAAAAATAGGCATTGAAACCATTGGTCAATTGGCCAAGTCGGATGAGAACATGTTGACCGAACTATTTGGAGTCAATGGAGCCTGGCTCAAAAACTCTGCAAATGGCATTAACCATTCCGCGGTTCACGCAGAACGGGAAGCCAATAAGTCCATTGGGCATACGACAACTCTGCCGGCGGATGTATCGGATATGAATGAGATTCATCGGGTATTCCTCAATATAAGTGACCAGGTCGCCAGAAGATTGCGTAAGCACGAAATGTTCAGCCAGGGTATTCAGATTACGATCCGGACACCCGATATGAAGACGATCACCCGATCACGTCTAATGGAAGTTCCTACGGAGGATGCAGCGGTCATTTACCGTGAGGCATGTCAATTATTTGAGAAGCATTGGGGAAGTGGCAAGCCTGTACGTATGCTGGGTGTGACACTTCAAAACCTGATTCCAAGAGAGGAATCCGCTGTGCAGATGGACTTGTTCGAATATGAGCAGAAGCCCAAAAAGGACAATCTGATTCGCATTATGGATCAGTTACGTGATAAATTTGGTGAGAATGCTGTTGTGACTGCAGGCATGCTTGGGGATGATCCTTCCGTACTGCTTCGTAATCATAAAGTGCGGGGGACTTCCCTGCAAAAAGATAACTTGCAAAGTCTTGATTAA
- a CDS encoding ferredoxin produces MSKYTWVEKDTCIACGACGATAPDIYDYDDEGLAEVIFDGDANKGIKAIPDDLFDDMQDACDGCPTDSIKVADEPFNKEG; encoded by the coding sequence ATGAGTAAATATACTTGGGTTGAAAAAGACACTTGCATCGCATGTGGCGCTTGTGGAGCAACGGCTCCAGACATCTACGATTACGATGATGAAGGTTTGGCAGAAGTTATCTTTGACGGCGACGCTAACAAAGGGATCAAAGCTATTCCAGACGACTTGTTTGACGATATGCAGGATGCATGCGACGGCTGCCCTACAGATTCAATCAAAGTAGCGGACGAGCCTTTCAATAAAGAGGGCTAA
- a CDS encoding L,D-transpeptidase, with amino-acid sequence MQNTHLRTYVKKHPDNKMAWYLLGKEYLGEGQEAKANYCFQQAGEVYEAFERSKAPADIWVDYQEKLVEMSEQKEKKQRRRKMWLTLFMLLVLAGLPPADAPGFSREAADALSAALESTDDIAEPVEADKQAVSTATPPSNVFTAAGFGGGNHGEAALAAAWSGSGPKVETSAVLGMQTSEDWSLWKRNMPVKYIVQTNTSGKLTAQSYDAKQCNCEPPEVTPKIKKMAMAWTAKQEAAASLSSAIVAYRKKNDAWPKSVTQMAQPFPNNILGETAPGMTEMFPKLLALHQGKAQQGKSEASGADNSSTTSNSSQGQNAAFADTLGGKPFLQEPLEIVIDKDIHKLALISGDTIVRMYDVGLGGDRTPEGSYVITDKVVNPNGRSNGEFGSRGMQLSNTNYAIHGTNEPDSIGLDESLGCVRMRTGDVEELFALAPQGTPVRIGEDLLPDLTLVPEAKQRYQHTLVPKQDNPNKTYHWLN; translated from the coding sequence ATGCAAAATACTCATCTAAGAACATATGTCAAGAAACATCCAGACAATAAAATGGCATGGTATTTGCTTGGAAAGGAGTACTTGGGCGAAGGACAGGAGGCCAAAGCCAACTATTGCTTTCAGCAAGCGGGCGAGGTCTACGAGGCATTTGAGCGCAGTAAAGCTCCTGCCGACATCTGGGTAGACTATCAGGAGAAACTGGTGGAGATGTCCGAGCAAAAGGAGAAAAAACAACGTAGACGCAAAATGTGGCTTACGTTATTCATGTTGCTTGTACTGGCAGGTCTGCCACCTGCGGATGCTCCAGGTTTCAGTCGTGAAGCGGCAGACGCGCTATCGGCGGCACTGGAATCCACAGATGACATCGCAGAGCCTGTAGAGGCGGATAAACAGGCTGTAAGTACAGCCACGCCACCAAGTAATGTGTTCACCGCTGCGGGGTTTGGCGGGGGCAATCATGGTGAGGCTGCGCTCGCAGCTGCATGGTCCGGATCTGGACCAAAAGTAGAGACTTCGGCTGTATTGGGAATGCAAACCTCGGAGGATTGGTCTTTGTGGAAGCGAAATATGCCTGTGAAATACATTGTGCAGACGAATACAAGCGGGAAACTAACTGCACAGAGCTATGATGCCAAGCAGTGTAACTGTGAACCTCCAGAAGTCACGCCGAAGATCAAAAAGATGGCTATGGCGTGGACCGCGAAGCAGGAAGCCGCTGCATCATTATCAAGTGCAATTGTTGCTTATCGCAAAAAAAATGACGCTTGGCCCAAGAGTGTAACGCAAATGGCTCAGCCATTTCCCAATAATATTCTCGGAGAGACGGCGCCAGGCATGACCGAGATGTTTCCGAAGCTGCTAGCCTTGCATCAAGGAAAGGCACAGCAAGGAAAGAGTGAAGCCAGTGGAGCAGATAACAGTTCGACGACTTCGAATTCGTCTCAAGGCCAGAATGCCGCTTTTGCGGATACGCTGGGAGGAAAACCTTTTTTGCAGGAACCGCTTGAGATTGTCATTGATAAGGATATACATAAACTTGCATTAATCAGTGGGGATACGATTGTTCGGATGTATGATGTGGGACTTGGCGGTGATCGAACACCAGAAGGTTCATATGTCATTACGGATAAAGTGGTGAATCCGAATGGACGTTCGAATGGTGAGTTTGGTAGCAGGGGGATGCAGCTCTCCAACACGAATTATGCTATCCATGGGACCAACGAGCCAGACAGTATCGGACTGGATGAGTCCCTTGGATGTGTGAGAATGCGTACAGGAGATGTAGAAGAGTTGTTTGCTCTTGCTCCGCAAGGTACTCCGGTACGCATTGGAGAAGATCTACTGCCAGATCTGACACTTGTTCCAGAAGCAAAGCAGCGCTATCAGCATACGCTTGTTCCAAAGCAGGATAACCCGAACAAAACGTATCACTGGCTGAATTGA
- a CDS encoding quinone-dependent dihydroorotate dehydrogenase, with protein MLYRSLAKPLLFKMDPEQAHHLIIGGLSGVGSIRPVPSGLRVMYGVRETSDLAVDMFGCHFPTPVGLAAGLDKNGQAVTGFSSIGFGFMEVGTVTPLAQPGNDQPRLFRLPPDEALVNRMGFNNLGAEAMAGELARLQDRRIPVAVNIGKNKATSNEEAHLDYSKCIQALYDYADLFVVNISSPNTPDLRNLQHGNELKELLAAVMNEMNAQHARAGGATKSVLVKIAPDVNDQELEYMVRTIADSGVAGIIATNTTISRTGLSHQHAKETGGLSGKPLRERSTEIIRQIYRQTEGKLPIIGSGGIFTSEDAYEKIKAGASLVEIYTALIYEGPEVNRRIHAGLRELLRKDGYRHISEAVGAEHR; from the coding sequence TTGTTATACAGAAGTCTTGCTAAACCTTTGTTGTTCAAAATGGACCCTGAACAGGCCCATCATCTGATTATTGGCGGCCTTAGTGGCGTGGGTAGCATCCGTCCGGTTCCTTCCGGACTGCGAGTGATGTACGGCGTTCGTGAAACGTCTGATCTGGCTGTTGACATGTTTGGGTGTCATTTCCCTACACCTGTTGGTCTGGCGGCGGGTCTGGACAAAAACGGACAGGCCGTAACGGGCTTTTCTTCCATCGGATTTGGATTCATGGAAGTGGGAACCGTGACACCACTTGCACAACCAGGTAACGACCAACCACGGCTGTTCCGTTTGCCGCCAGATGAGGCTTTGGTGAACCGAATGGGCTTCAACAATCTTGGTGCGGAAGCCATGGCAGGTGAGTTGGCACGTCTACAGGATCGGCGTATTCCAGTGGCTGTTAACATCGGCAAAAATAAGGCAACGTCTAATGAGGAAGCTCACCTGGACTATTCCAAGTGCATACAGGCACTATACGATTATGCTGATCTGTTCGTGGTGAATATCAGTTCACCAAATACACCGGATTTGCGTAATCTGCAACATGGGAATGAATTGAAGGAACTGCTCGCTGCGGTTATGAACGAGATGAATGCGCAGCATGCGCGAGCAGGCGGAGCGACCAAATCCGTTCTGGTGAAGATCGCACCGGATGTGAATGATCAGGAACTTGAATACATGGTTCGCACGATTGCAGACAGTGGTGTTGCTGGCATTATTGCAACGAACACAACCATCAGTCGTACAGGACTTTCTCACCAACATGCGAAGGAAACGGGTGGTCTGAGCGGTAAACCTCTGCGTGAACGTTCAACGGAGATTATTCGCCAGATCTATCGTCAGACCGAAGGCAAACTTCCTATCATCGGTTCAGGTGGCATTTTCACAAGTGAGGATGCATACGAGAAGATTAAAGCCGGAGCAAGCCTGGTCGAAATATATACCGCATTGATCTATGAAGGACCTGAGGTGAATCGGCGCATTCATGCCGGACTGCGTGAGTTACTGCGTAAGGATGGTTATCGTCATATCTCTGAAGCGGTTGGTGCAGAGCATCGTTAA